One stretch of Carassius carassius chromosome 18, fCarCar2.1, whole genome shotgun sequence DNA includes these proteins:
- the LOC132091922 gene encoding potassium channel subfamily K member 13-like, whose translation MACRAGCCCTGIGALNEDNARFLMLALLIIIYLLCGAAVFSALEHPKEKLAKDRWAQRIEQFTHKYNLSPDELKNFLRNYEEASVAGIRVDATRPRWDFAGAFYFVGTVVSTIGFGMTTPVTIAGKIFLIFYGLIGCAATILFFNLFLERVITVIAFVLKFCHERRERSKAIPPQNCRRPSTDSRGRRTDSLAGWKPSVYCVMLILGVAAIVVSCSASAMYSAAEGWDYLDALYFCFVAFSTIGFGDMVSNQREMYTAQAAYRVGNFLFILTGVCCIYSLFNVISIVIKQVLNWLLRRLVTPCRCPGRGNRHPRRNVVAPGHMRTRRGNSIETDAVNDSEADGRRMSGEMISMKDFLAANKVNLAIMQKQLSEMANGHPRPLGSSSRHNEFSGGVGALGIMNNRLAETSVDR comes from the exons ATGGCTTGCCGGGCTGGATGCTGCTGCACCGGCATCGGAGCTCTGAATGAAGATAACGCCAGATTCCTCATGTTGGCTCTGCTGATCATCATCTACTTGTTGTGTGGCGCAGCGGTGTTTTCGGCGCTCGAGCATCCGAAGGAGAAGCTCGCCAAAGACAGATGGGCTCAGAGGATCGAGCAGTTCACCCACAAGTACAACCTGAGTCCGGACGAGCTGAAGAACTTCCTGAGGAACTATGAGGAGGCCAGTGTGGCGGGGATCCGCGTGGACGCCACCAGACCCAGGTGGGACTTCGCGGGAGCTTTTTATTTCGTCGGAACTGTGGTTTCAACTATCG GTTTTGGGATGACGACACCCGTCACTATTGCTGGGAAGATATTCCTAATCTTTTATGGGCTTATTGGTTGCGCAGccaccattttattttttaacctctTCCTGGAACGTGTCATCACAGTGATCGCATTCGTTTTGAAGTTCTGCCACGAGCGCAGAGAACGCAGCAAAGCCATCCCGCCTCAAAACTGCCGGCGTCCCTCCACCGACAGCAGAGGGCGGCGCACGGACAGCTTGGCCGGATGGAAACCCTCGGTGTACTGCGTCATGCTCATCTTAGGAGTCGCTGCCATCGTGGTCTCCTGCTCCGCGTCCGCTATGTATTCTGCGGCCGAGGGTTGGGACTATCTGGATGCCCTCTATTTCTGTTTCGTGGCTTTCAGCACCATTGGTTTTGGGGATATGGTGAGCAACCAGCGGGAGATGTACACAGCTCAAGCAGCCTACAGGGTGGGCAACTTCCTTTTCATCCTCACAGGGGTGTGTTGCATCTACTCGCTGTTCAACGTCATCTCCATCGTGATCAAGCAAGTTCTCAACTGGCTTCTGCGGAGGCTGGTGACTCCCTGCCGCTGCCCGGGTCGAGGGAACCGCCATCCACGGAGGAACGTGGTCGCTCCAGGCCACATGAGAACCAGACGGGGCAACTCCATCGAGACTGATGCAGTCAATGATAGTGAGGCGGATGGACGGCGGATGTCTGGAGAGATGATCTCCATGAAGGACTTTCTGGCCGCTAATAAAGTTAATCTGGCCATCATGCAGAAGCAGCTGTCAGAGATGGCCAACGGACATCCTCGTCCATTAGGGAGCAGCTCACGTCACAACGAGTTCTCCGGAGGGGTCGGAGCGCTGGGAATCATGAACAACCGACTGGCAGAGACAAGTGTAGATAGATAA